DNA sequence from the Salmo trutta unplaced genomic scaffold, fSalTru1.1, whole genome shotgun sequence genome:
TTAGAGGGTATACTGTTTTTGGACTTGGTGTTGGCACTTTGGCTCCAGAAGCCTATGAGCTTGTCTGTTGTGTCCAGGTGTGGGTGCACTCACAGCGGACGTCTCGTGGTACTGCAGCCCCTGGCTTTGGGCCCACTCCTGGGCCACCGAGGTCTCCACCTCCCTCCGCGAGGACAGGTCCGACTTGTTACCCACCAACACACCTGAATGTCACAacaactcacacacacgcacacaaagttgaaaacacacacacacacacacacacacacacacagagcactaaGATCAAGTACCTCCAGATAAAGGGGGTCAGAGCTGAGGTGTGTGGTACCTGGGATGTGCAGACCCTGGCAGTGGGCCCTGACCCTCTCCAGCCAGCGGCCACAGCTACTGAATGACAGCTCACTGCTCACGTCAAACACCAGACACAACACAGACGGCTGGCCCcactgtagagggatagagggagggatggggacagagggggtgagagagggcgaaagaggggggagtgagagagagagagagatcgagaggggGTGATGGAGGGTGAAAGAGGGGGGTGGAAACATTGAATATTGCATccatttaacattcagcaaaagagagaggaagagagagggatgagagagggatgagagagggaagagagatgtgaagagagagggatgagagagggaagagagaggaagagagagggatgagggaaagTAGTGGATCCTTTGTAACTTTGAAGAGTAGATAGGTAGTGGGCCTCACCAACTTCTCACATGCTTCAACAAAGGTTTCCCTCCCGGCAGAGTCAAAGATGTACAGttcctgagagggagagagaaagagagagagagaaacactgtcAATCATCACAAAGTTATTTTCAGTATGAAAGAACTCCAGATTGATGGCTTCTGTAAAGTGTGGGAGTCAGTCTACGGAGTGGGTACTCACCACACTGTCGCTGGTCTCTGGGATGTTCACTGACTTCACAACCAGTTCCACTCCAGCCGTCTAGaaaacaaccacacaacaaccTAAGCCCAACCATCACACAACAGCCACAACACAACCATCACACAGCAGCCACAACACAACCTAAATCCAACCATCACACAGCAGCCACAACACAACCATCACACAGCAGCCACAACACAACCTAAGTCCAACCATCATCACGCAACAACCTACAACCAGCCATCATCACACAACCACAACGCAACCATCGTAAAATAACCACACAACAACGTAAACCCAATCATCACaaaacaaccacacaacaacGTAAACCCAATCATCACaaaacaaccacacaacaacGTAAACCCAATCATCACAAAACAACCACACAGCAACGTAAACCCAATCATCACAAAACAACCACACAGCAACGTAAACCCAATCATCACaaaacaaccacacaacaacGTAAACCCAATCATCACaaaacaaccacacaacaacGTAAACCCAACTGTCACaaaacaaccacacaacaacGTAAACCCAATCATCACaaaacaaccacacaacaacGTAAACCCAATTATCAaaaaacaaccacacaacaacGTAAACCCAATCATCACaaaacaaccacacaacaacGTAAACCCAATCATCACaaaacaaccacacaacaacGTAAACCCAATCATCACAAAACAACCACACATCAACCTAAACCCAACTGTCACAAAACAGTCTCTTTCATAACAAAAGGTTAGAGGCTACAATACGTTGATTTGATTCAAACACTTTGAACTCTTTGTGTGTTTCCAATGAAAGATCTAGAACATAGATCTAACAGCATAAGATAGGTGAAAGGCTTTCTTCCTACTTTGACACAGGAGGAGaaagagtgggtgtgtgtgttttaaggcTGCACAATTTAAggctgcacactgccctaattTTTATAGTTTAAGTTTTTTTTTCTCCGCTTGCTTCCTACACACAACAAGCCCCGCCCTTGTCACTCAAGCAGCACCGCTCCTCCTCCTCGCTGTTAGATTCACTATACATTTTTGTTAATATAAATCATTATATTTCTAGGATCCCAACAGtccacccaagtgttttgatttatacagtggcttgcaaaagaattcaccccacccacccacccatccagcaattacagctgcaagtctcttggggtatataagcttggcacatctagccactgggatttttgcccattcttcaaggtaaaactgctccagctccttcaagttggatgggttccactggtgtacagcaatctttaagtcataccacagattctcaattggattgaggtctgggctttgactaggccattccaagacatttaaatgtttccccttaaaccactcaagtgttgctttagcagtatgcttagggtcattgtcctgctggaaggtgaacctatgtcccagtctcaaatctctggaaaactgaaacaggtttccctcaagaatttctctgtatttagcgccatccatcattcattcaattctgaccagtttcccagtccctgcagatgaaaaacatgctcacagcatgatactgccaccaccatgcttcactgtggggatggtattcccggggtgatgagaggtgttgggtttgcgccagacagcgttttccttgatggccaaaaatataaattttagtctcatctgaccagaataccttcttccatatgtttggggagccttttggtgaacaccaaaagTGTTTGCctgtttttttctttaagcaatggcttttttctgaccactcttctgtaaagcccagctctgtggagtgtacggtttaaagtggtcctattgACAGATagtccaatctccgctgtggagctttgcagctccttcagggttatctttggtctctttgttgccgctctgattaatgccctccttgcctggtcggtgagttttggtgggcggccctctcttggcaggtttgttgtggtcccatattctttccattttttaataatggatttaatggtgctccgtgggatgttcaaagttttggatatttttttatagcccaaccctgatctgtacatcTCCAAaactgacctgtttggagagcttcttggtcttcatggtgccgcttgcttggtggtgttgcagactctggggcctttcagaacaggtgtatatatactgagatcctgtgacagatcatgtgacacttagattgcacacaaggggactttatttaactaattatgtgacttatgaaggtaattggttgcaccagatcttatttaggggcttcatagcaaagggggtgaatacatatgcatccaccactttttttttcatttgcaCTGCACTGCACAATACAGTGCACTGCACTGTATTGCACGTCAAATCCTAATCGTAAtacttagtaaaaaaaaaatcccaattcAGTTTTTTTCCCATATAGTGcagccctggtgtgtgtgtgtgtactttgacACACGACACCTATCCAGTTCTATATCTGTGATAACCTTGAAGAAGAAAGGAAGGTGGTATTTTCAtttggtcctttgtagctcagttggtactagcatggcacttgcaaaagcagggtagtgggttcgattcacGGGACCACTCATACATAAAATATATGCACGCATGACTATAAGTCGCTTTGCATAAAAGTGTctactaaatggcatatattgttctatattttatatacactgctcaaaaaaataaagggaacaccgaaacaacacaatgtaactccaagtcaatcacacttctgtgaaatcaaactgtccacttaggaagcaacactgattgacaataaatttcacatgctgttgtgcaaatgcaatagacaacaggtggaaattataggcaattagcaagacacccccaataaaggagtggttctgcaggtggtgaccacagaccacttctcagttcctatgcttcctggctgacgttttggtcacttttgaatgctgccggtgctttcactctagtggtagcatgagacggagtctacaacccacacaagtggctcaggtagtgcagctcatccaggatggcacatcaatgcgagctgtggcaagaaggtttgctgtgtctatcagcgtagtgtccagagcatggaggcgctaccaggagacaggccagtacatcaggagacgtggaggaggtcataggagggcaacaacccagcagcaggaccgctacctctgcctttgtgcaaggaggagcaggaggagcactgccggAGCCCTGctaaatgacctccagcaggccacaaatgtgcatgtgtctgctcaaacggtcagaaacagactccatgagggtggtatgagggtccgacgtccacaggtgggggttgtgcttacagcccaacaccgtgcaggacgtttggcatttgccagagaacaccaagattgacaaattcgccactggcgccctgtgctcttcacagatgaaagcaggttcaccctgagcacgtgacagacgtgacagagtctggagacgccgtggagaacgttctgctgcctgcaacatcctccagcatgaccggtttggcggtgggtcagtcatggtgtggggtggcatttctttggggggccgcacagccctccatgtgctcgccagaggtagcctgactgccattaggtaccgagatgagatcctcagaccccttgtgagaccatatgctggtgcggttggccctgggttcctcctaatgcaagacaatgctagacctcatgtggctcgagtgtgtcagcagttcctgcaagaggaaggcattgatgctatggactggcccgcccgttccccagacctgaatccaattgagcacatctgggacatcatgtctcgctccatcaaccaacgttgcaccacagactgtccaggagttggcggatgctttagtccaggtctgggaggagatccctcaggagaccatctgccacctcatcaggagcatgcccaggcgttgtagggaggtcatacaggcacgtggaggccacacacactactgagcctcattttgacttgttttaaggacattacatcaaagttggatcagcctgtagtgtggttttccactttaattttgagtgtgactccaaattcagacctcc
Encoded proteins:
- the LOC115183105 gene encoding intraflagellar transport protein 27 homolog, yielding TAGVELVVKSVNIPETSDSVELYIFDSAGRETFVEACEKLWGQPSVLCLVFDVSSELSFSSCGRWLERVRAHCQGLHIPGVLVGNKSDLSSRREVETSVAQEWAQSQGLQYHETSAKEMENCEAPFLSLAQLFHALYQDRLQTIQNLA